From a region of the Lentilactobacillus curieae genome:
- a CDS encoding response regulator transcription factor, translated as MKILVVDDDKEIAQLLEIYIRNEGYEPVSAYSGEEALTRLRTESDIGLMILDVMMPGMSGIEVVKEVRKDSQIPIIILSAKTEDMDKIQGLISGADDYVTKPFNPLEVMARVKSLLRRAEEHVTDDTPDVLDIGPLTINKDSHEVKTITGAPVQLTALEFGILYLLASHPNRVFSADEIFERVWRQESIVSAKTVMVHVSHLRDKIEEATNGEKVIQTVWGVGYKVEAH; from the coding sequence ATGAAAATTCTCGTTGTCGATGATGATAAAGAAATTGCTCAATTACTTGAAATTTACATTAGAAACGAAGGTTACGAGCCAGTTTCAGCTTACAGTGGTGAAGAAGCCTTAACTCGTTTGAGAACTGAATCTGATATTGGTTTGATGATTTTGGACGTGATGATGCCAGGGATGAGTGGAATCGAAGTGGTTAAGGAAGTACGTAAGGACTCGCAGATTCCAATCATTATCTTGTCAGCTAAGACCGAAGATATGGATAAGATTCAAGGCCTAATCAGCGGGGCAGACGACTACGTCACTAAACCTTTCAACCCACTTGAAGTAATGGCTAGAGTTAAGTCATTACTTCGTCGGGCTGAAGAACACGTGACTGACGATACTCCAGATGTTTTGGACATTGGTCCATTGACTATTAATAAGGATTCACACGAAGTTAAGACGATTACTGGGGCACCAGTTCAATTGACAGCTCTCGAGTTTGGAATCTTGTACCTATTAGCAAGTCATCCAAACCGAGTATTTTCAGCTGACGAAATTTTTGAACGGGTATGGAGACAAGAAAGCATTGTCTCTGCTAAGACCGTAATGGTTCACGTTAGTCATTTACGTGACAAGATTGAAGAAGCAACCAATGGTGAAAAAGTTATCCAAACTGTTTGGGGCGTTGGTTACAAAGTTGAAGCACACTAG
- a CDS encoding DUF1129 domain-containing protein: MSENNEKRNAHVQQDRNRTSELLHSQFDNIGLTKRNAEYMFKFNQALGGVKLKDEQKSELVDQMVKDLLEGQKSGKTARNMWGTVDQKIDNVVNPPKKAANPVRDYWPNAAYNTLLFFTIFNLLYGITFLFSKNAAATTMGITGIILSSIIAGLGIPLMTMLIAPGVKHKYSLPIRILFIAGFFVVWMAVFFIAGLIPRVINPILNPYVYIALGVLSIGGSVWFKRRYNITGGLF, encoded by the coding sequence TTGAGCGAAAATAATGAAAAACGCAATGCCCACGTTCAGCAGGATCGCAACAGAACATCGGAATTGTTACACTCACAGTTTGATAACATCGGCTTGACTAAAAGAAATGCCGAGTACATGTTTAAATTTAACCAAGCCTTAGGTGGGGTTAAACTGAAGGATGAACAAAAGTCAGAGCTAGTTGACCAAATGGTAAAGGATTTGCTTGAAGGCCAAAAAAGTGGGAAGACTGCCCGCAATATGTGGGGAACCGTTGATCAAAAGATTGACAATGTGGTTAATCCTCCAAAGAAGGCAGCCAATCCTGTAAGAGACTATTGGCCAAACGCTGCCTACAATACTCTGTTGTTCTTTACAATTTTTAACTTATTGTATGGAATTACATTCTTATTCTCAAAGAACGCTGCTGCAACCACTATGGGAATTACCGGAATCATTTTAAGTTCAATTATTGCTGGTTTAGGAATTCCTTTGATGACAATGCTGATTGCCCCAGGAGTAAAGCACAAATACTCACTACCAATCAGAATTTTATTTATTGCTGGATTCTTCGTAGTTTGGATGGCGGTATTCTTTATCGCAGGATTGATTCCAAGAGTTATCAACCCAATCCTTAACCCATACGTATACATTGCTTTGGGTGTGCTTTCAATTGGTGGAAGTGTATGGTTCAAACGCCGTTACAACATCACGGGTGGTTTGTTCTAA
- a CDS encoding AzlD domain-containing protein encodes MEWSTTQHFWLILACFVVAFAPRLIPLLFFRKRKIPLWFNEWMRYVPVSLFTALVVKDLFINSSYQISIVDKAPELVAAVLVIGIAYWTRSMTISVVLGLAAVFILAVFI; translated from the coding sequence ATGGAATGGAGTACAACACAACATTTTTGGTTGATACTTGCGTGTTTTGTCGTTGCGTTTGCGCCACGGTTGATACCGTTGTTGTTTTTCAGAAAAAGAAAAATCCCGTTATGGTTTAATGAATGGATGAGATACGTTCCCGTATCTTTGTTCACAGCCTTAGTGGTTAAAGACTTATTCATTAATTCTAGTTACCAAATTTCAATTGTGGATAAAGCCCCTGAATTGGTGGCTGCGGTGTTAGTTATTGGAATTGCGTACTGGACCAGGTCAATGACAATTTCAGTTGTTCTGGGTCTTGCGGCTGTATTTATTCTGGCGGTTTTCATCTAG
- a CDS encoding sensor histidine kinase encodes MKLTGREKTELIFEGIITVILLLMLNLSIIILIQQSIEANPGLRDGIFIIKRSILIGPDHYRLWSWENIFIVLLLLFDAAVVYWRLIRRYHQMELRHIISELHYIANGHLDHRINFNLSGNTQSVVDSVNALVDSVIDSINEERAIEKSKDDLITNVSHDLRTPLTSILGYLGLIQDKQYRSDADVLKYTEIAYLKAKQMKSLVDNLFEYTKVRQMDTKLSYNRIDLTQMMEQLVASFELDAAKHGLKISANESAKQLFVEADAEKLGRVFNNLISNAIKYGGGGKNIYLKAKFISDEEAQIDVSNDGPKIPGKALDQIFERFYRVEESRNKDTGGSGLGLAIAQSIVALHGGYIKVTSDDELTTFSIHIPIKPGQKLTSQPDDPKSFA; translated from the coding sequence GTGAAGTTAACTGGCCGCGAAAAAACTGAATTAATTTTTGAAGGAATCATAACGGTTATCCTGCTGTTGATGTTGAATTTATCAATCATAATTTTGATTCAACAATCAATCGAAGCCAACCCCGGATTACGAGACGGAATATTTATTATCAAGCGTTCGATTCTGATTGGCCCAGATCATTACCGCCTTTGGAGTTGGGAGAACATTTTTATTGTGTTGCTCCTGTTATTTGATGCAGCCGTTGTTTACTGGCGGCTGATTAGACGTTATCACCAAATGGAATTGCGACACATCATTTCAGAACTACATTACATTGCTAATGGTCATTTGGATCACCGAATCAACTTTAATTTGTCTGGAAACACCCAGTCAGTTGTTGATAGTGTAAACGCATTGGTTGATAGTGTTATTGATTCAATTAATGAAGAACGGGCGATTGAAAAGTCTAAGGATGATTTGATTACCAACGTTAGTCATGACCTGAGAACACCTCTAACTTCGATTCTGGGGTATCTTGGGTTGATCCAAGACAAACAGTACAGAAGTGATGCTGATGTGCTTAAATACACTGAAATCGCTTATTTAAAGGCCAAACAGATGAAATCTCTAGTTGACAACCTGTTTGAATATACGAAGGTTCGGCAAATGGATACTAAGTTGTCGTACAATCGTATTGATTTGACTCAGATGATGGAGCAGTTGGTTGCATCATTTGAGCTAGATGCAGCTAAACATGGACTTAAGATTTCCGCCAATGAGTCAGCTAAACAACTATTTGTTGAAGCTGATGCAGAAAAGCTCGGCCGGGTATTCAATAATTTAATCTCCAACGCTATTAAATACGGGGGTGGTGGTAAGAATATTTATTTGAAGGCGAAATTTATTTCTGATGAGGAAGCCCAAATTGATGTTTCTAATGATGGTCCTAAGATTCCTGGTAAGGCACTAGACCAAATTTTTGAACGTTTCTACCGAGTAGAAGAGTCGCGGAACAAGGACACGGGTGGTTCAGGATTAGGACTGGCCATTGCTCAGAGCATTGTTGCTCTTCATGGTGGTTACATTAAAGTCACATCAGATGATGAGTTGACCACATTTTCAATTCACATTCCAATCAAACCGGGGCAAAAGCTGACTTCGCAGCCTGATGACCCCAAATCGTTTGCCTAA
- a CDS encoding ParB/RepB/Spo0J family partition protein produces MPSKKITGGLGKGIEALFEDNNVDTSKENVIDIKLNDIKPNPYQPRHHFDAKALEDLALSIKNSGVFQPIIVRKPNPDKEAYELLTGERRLRASKIAQQKTIPAIVRDVNEEQMMEIAVLENLQREDLTTLEEAQAYETLMTQLDLTQAQVAQRLGKSRPYIANYLRILGLPTPIKDFLDEGKLSMGQARTLLSVKNRKDMVELAKRAVADSMTVRQLEQAADKINGKKGAKKKRVVRKSPFVKASENQLQDRFGTKVAINSAPRKKGAGKIEIAYASTEDLNRILEMLDVNLD; encoded by the coding sequence ATGCCGAGTAAGAAAATAACTGGTGGCCTTGGAAAAGGAATCGAGGCCCTGTTTGAAGATAACAACGTTGATACTAGCAAAGAAAATGTAATTGATATCAAGTTAAATGATATTAAACCCAACCCGTACCAACCCCGGCACCACTTTGACGCAAAAGCCCTCGAAGACCTTGCGTTGTCCATTAAGAATTCTGGGGTGTTTCAACCGATTATCGTGCGGAAGCCAAACCCAGATAAGGAAGCCTATGAACTTTTAACTGGTGAGCGGCGCCTACGTGCTTCTAAGATTGCTCAGCAGAAGACGATTCCAGCAATTGTTCGTGATGTGAATGAAGAACAAATGATGGAAATCGCTGTTTTGGAAAACTTGCAGCGTGAAGATTTAACTACGTTGGAAGAGGCCCAGGCATATGAAACGCTGATGACTCAGTTAGACCTAACTCAAGCACAGGTTGCTCAGCGTTTGGGTAAAAGTCGTCCCTACATTGCTAACTATTTAAGGATTCTGGGGTTACCAACTCCAATCAAAGATTTCTTGGATGAAGGCAAACTGTCAATGGGACAAGCTAGAACTTTGCTGTCCGTTAAAAACCGCAAAGACATGGTTGAGTTGGCAAAACGAGCAGTGGCTGATTCAATGACCGTTAGACAATTGGAACAAGCGGCTGATAAAATTAACGGTAAGAAGGGTGCTAAGAAAAAGCGAGTGGTACGTAAATCACCATTTGTTAAGGCATCTGAGAACCAACTACAGGATCGCTTTGGTACAAAGGTTGCAATCAATTCAGCTCCTCGGAAAAAGGGCGCCGGAAAGATTGAGATTGCCTACGCATCAACCGAGGATCTTAACCGAATTCTAGAAATGCTTGATGTTAATCTCGATTAA
- the guaB gene encoding IMP dehydrogenase, whose product MVSWDEKFGKKGYTFDDVLLVPAASDVLPNDVDLSTQLAGNIKLNVPFISAGMDTVTESKMAIAMANLGGLGVIHKNLSIEAQAAEVAKVKAVTDVDAKAAVDDQGKLLVAAAVGVTSDTFYRAEAILNAGVDAIVIDTAHGHSAGVLRKIAEIRDHYPDTTLIAGNVATAEGTEALFQAGVDVVKVGIGPGSICTTRVVAGVGVPQLTAIYDAAAVARKWHKPIIADGGIKYSGDIVKALAAGGNAVMLGSMLAGTEEAPGEVFEENGKKFKSYRGMGSVAAMSQAHGSSDRYFQGGVNEANKLVPEGIEGEVEYKGSVTDITFQMIGGLRSGMGYTGAKDIEYLNDHAQFVEISNAGLIESHPHDLAAIKQAPNYKK is encoded by the coding sequence ATGGTTAGCTGGGATGAAAAGTTTGGTAAAAAGGGTTATACATTTGATGACGTATTGTTAGTACCCGCTGCAAGTGATGTACTTCCAAATGACGTTGATTTATCTACTCAATTGGCAGGTAACATTAAGTTGAATGTACCTTTTATCAGTGCTGGTATGGACACTGTGACAGAATCAAAGATGGCAATTGCAATGGCAAACCTTGGTGGTTTAGGGGTTATCCACAAGAATTTGAGCATCGAGGCTCAAGCAGCAGAAGTTGCCAAGGTAAAAGCAGTCACTGATGTTGATGCTAAAGCCGCCGTTGATGATCAAGGAAAACTTTTGGTTGCAGCAGCTGTTGGGGTAACTTCAGATACATTTTACCGTGCAGAAGCAATTCTAAATGCAGGTGTTGACGCAATTGTGATTGACACTGCCCATGGTCACTCTGCTGGAGTTCTTAGAAAAATCGCTGAAATTCGCGACCACTACCCAGACACCACATTGATTGCCGGGAATGTTGCCACTGCGGAAGGAACTGAAGCACTATTCCAAGCTGGGGTTGACGTGGTTAAAGTTGGAATTGGGCCCGGTTCAATTTGTACTACTCGGGTCGTTGCCGGAGTTGGGGTTCCTCAACTTACTGCCATTTACGATGCCGCAGCCGTTGCCAGAAAGTGGCATAAGCCAATCATCGCCGATGGTGGAATCAAGTATTCAGGAGATATCGTAAAAGCTCTTGCAGCCGGCGGTAATGCCGTAATGCTTGGTAGCATGCTTGCCGGTACTGAAGAAGCTCCCGGTGAAGTGTTCGAAGAAAATGGCAAGAAGTTTAAGTCATACCGAGGAATGGGATCCGTTGCAGCAATGAGCCAAGCTCATGGTTCATCAGACCGCTATTTCCAAGGCGGCGTTAACGAAGCCAACAAGTTGGTTCCAGAAGGAATTGAAGGCGAGGTTGAGTACAAGGGTAGCGTTACCGATATTACCTTCCAAATGATTGGTGGCTTACGCTCAGGAATGGGTTACACCGGGGCAAAGGATATCGAATACCTTAATGACCATGCTCAATTTGTTGAAATTTCAAATGCTGGATTGATTGAATCACATCCACATGACCTAGCTGCAATTAAGCAAGCTCCTAACTACAAAAAATAA
- a CDS encoding ParA family protein, with the protein MTVVIALANQKGGVGKTTTAVNLGAGLASSGKRVLIVDSDAQGNATSGVGISKADIQKDIYDVLINETPVSETIMHTSHEGLDIVPATIQLSGAEIELTPQMARETRLKEALDQVKDEYDFVLIDCPPSLGLITINAFTASDSILIPVQSEYYALEGLSQLLNTIELVKKHFNQNLKIEGVLLTMFDSRTNLGVQVNEEVRKYFKDEVYNTVIPRNIRLSEAPSYGLPIIDYDAKSKGAKTYMNLVEEVLERHAE; encoded by the coding sequence ATGACGGTTGTAATTGCGCTAGCAAATCAAAAGGGTGGCGTTGGCAAAACGACTACTGCAGTGAACCTGGGCGCTGGTTTAGCGTCTTCAGGTAAACGAGTTCTGATTGTAGATTCAGATGCTCAAGGGAATGCGACTAGTGGGGTCGGAATTTCTAAGGCAGACATCCAAAAAGATATCTACGATGTACTGATCAATGAGACGCCAGTCTCTGAAACTATCATGCACACTTCTCACGAGGGATTAGACATCGTTCCGGCAACCATTCAGCTATCTGGTGCCGAAATCGAATTAACGCCTCAAATGGCTCGAGAGACGCGTCTAAAGGAAGCGTTGGATCAGGTTAAAGATGAGTATGATTTTGTGTTGATTGACTGTCCACCATCGCTAGGTTTAATAACGATTAATGCCTTTACTGCTAGTGATTCGATTTTAATTCCCGTGCAAAGCGAATATTATGCCTTAGAGGGACTTAGCCAACTACTTAACACGATTGAATTGGTTAAAAAGCATTTCAACCAGAACCTTAAAATTGAAGGGGTTCTGCTGACTATGTTTGATTCAAGGACAAATCTTGGTGTTCAGGTGAACGAAGAGGTTCGCAAATACTTTAAGGATGAGGTGTATAATACCGTCATTCCTAGAAACATTCGGTTGTCTGAAGCGCCAAGCTATGGTTTGCCAATCATTGATTATGATGCTAAATCTAAGGGAGCAAAGACATATATGAATCTTGTGGAGGAGGTGCTTGAACGTCATGCCGAGTAA
- a CDS encoding glycerate kinase: MEPNFTGTKQRVNKIVIAPDSYKGYLTAKQAAAAMKQGCADVFGQANYQLIPMADGGEGTVSTLVEANHGTLVETQVANPFGEIVSAQYGLIDNGRTAVIEMAAASGFQFINPKINRVGEASTFGTGQLIEAALNQGVSKIILGLGGSATNDGGAGMAVALGAKLLDSSGELIDMGGAGLARLAKIDITDFDMRLTEVEIIGATDVTNPLTGSQGATEVFGRQKGATDQRVMQLDSALKRYAKVIYSDLGIDVDQIAGAGAAGGLGAGMLAFLHAKLTSGIDLVMKETGFLQKIKGANIVLTGEGAIDFQTQFGKAPSIVAQEAKAINPDCMVIGIGGKVGEDLGPLYHLGFDYIAPVTVDSHLGDSKINAAKNLESTTAAIIRQLN, encoded by the coding sequence ATGGAACCAAATTTTACCGGAACTAAACAGCGTGTAAATAAGATTGTAATTGCCCCTGATTCATATAAGGGCTATCTCACTGCGAAACAAGCAGCAGCGGCGATGAAACAGGGATGTGCAGATGTATTTGGGCAAGCGAATTATCAATTGATTCCCATGGCCGACGGTGGCGAAGGAACTGTTTCCACGTTGGTTGAGGCTAATCATGGAACGCTGGTTGAGACTCAGGTTGCCAATCCGTTTGGAGAAATAGTTTCGGCTCAATACGGATTAATTGATAATGGGCGAACGGCTGTGATTGAAATGGCAGCCGCTAGCGGTTTTCAATTTATCAATCCAAAAATTAATCGGGTTGGCGAAGCTAGTACTTTCGGAACTGGACAGTTGATTGAAGCTGCTTTGAACCAAGGGGTGTCAAAGATAATTCTCGGCCTTGGAGGCAGTGCTACTAATGATGGTGGTGCAGGAATGGCTGTGGCTCTTGGCGCCAAATTGCTAGACTCTTCAGGCGAATTGATCGATATGGGCGGTGCTGGCTTAGCTCGTTTGGCTAAGATTGACATCACGGATTTTGATATGCGGTTAACTGAAGTTGAGATTATTGGGGCAACAGATGTAACCAATCCCTTGACTGGAAGTCAGGGGGCAACGGAAGTGTTTGGCCGCCAAAAGGGAGCTACTGACCAACGAGTTATGCAGTTAGATTCAGCGTTGAAAAGATATGCCAAGGTCATCTACTCTGACTTAGGAATTGACGTTGACCAGATTGCTGGTGCTGGTGCAGCAGGCGGATTAGGTGCTGGAATGCTGGCTTTCTTGCACGCAAAGTTAACTTCAGGAATCGATTTAGTCATGAAAGAAACGGGATTCCTACAAAAAATTAAGGGAGCTAATATTGTTTTGACAGGTGAGGGGGCGATTGATTTCCAAACTCAATTTGGAAAAGCACCGAGCATTGTTGCCCAAGAAGCCAAAGCGATTAATCCTGACTGCATGGTTATTGGAATTGGTGGTAAGGTAGGAGAAGATTTGGGGCCACTTTACCATTTGGGATTTGACTACATTGCTCCAGTGACGGTTGATTCACATCTAGGAGACTCAAAGATAAATGCAGCGAAAAATCTGGAATCAACAACCGCTGCAATTATCCGACAGCTTAACTAA
- a CDS encoding D-alanyl-D-alanine carboxypeptidase family protein codes for MKKRPILTMTVTIIAAVFFLVHIPFQANAAGTATDDLQIKAKASLAVDAGTGQILYEQNAKQPLAIASVSKLMTIYIIDQQIKTHKLKWNSPVKIDSKLAELSTAAELTNVTLKAGHTYNVRSLVKAALVSSANAAAIALGNKVSGNQKNFALLMQKTAKKMGIKHSKFYNAAGLPNKLMGKLALSGVSPNAENEMSAEGVGMVATNLINSFPAVTKITSLKNFVFAGSQYEGHNSLLGTKTVGHNVNVTGLKTGTSDKAGACFVGSATYQGRKIITVILHARNTSPTDPARYVQTEKLMRGVVINNRPVRINKRSKVDGVEDILVKNAKNQTVKLGTNQNRWLWLPSNQDLKVTGQFTNKAKKIEAPLSTDQVVAKAELKVNGQKFEYLNDQDAKISMTPVKKVKKANVFVLLFRALAKLF; via the coding sequence ATGAAGAAACGACCGATTTTAACAATGACGGTTACGATTATCGCTGCCGTCTTTTTTCTTGTACATATCCCATTTCAAGCAAATGCTGCTGGCACCGCTACCGATGATTTACAGATTAAGGCGAAAGCCTCTCTGGCCGTAGATGCCGGCACAGGGCAAATCCTGTATGAACAAAACGCTAAGCAACCTTTAGCTATCGCCTCAGTTTCTAAGTTGATGACGATTTACATTATTGACCAGCAAATTAAGACACACAAACTGAAGTGGAACTCGCCAGTAAAAATTGATTCTAAACTGGCTGAGTTGAGTACTGCAGCCGAACTAACGAATGTCACTCTTAAAGCAGGACACACGTACAACGTTAGATCATTGGTCAAAGCAGCCTTAGTTTCTTCAGCAAATGCGGCGGCAATAGCTCTGGGTAATAAAGTGTCTGGGAACCAGAAAAACTTTGCACTACTGATGCAAAAGACTGCTAAGAAGATGGGAATTAAGCACAGTAAGTTTTACAACGCTGCAGGATTGCCCAATAAATTAATGGGCAAGTTGGCACTGAGTGGCGTATCTCCAAATGCAGAAAACGAAATGTCTGCTGAGGGAGTGGGAATGGTTGCCACTAACCTGATTAATAGCTTCCCAGCGGTCACTAAAATTACTAGTTTAAAGAACTTTGTCTTTGCTGGAAGTCAGTATGAAGGTCATAATTCGTTATTGGGAACCAAAACAGTTGGGCATAATGTCAACGTTACCGGTTTGAAAACTGGGACTTCTGATAAGGCGGGGGCATGTTTTGTTGGTTCAGCCACATATCAAGGTCGTAAAATTATCACCGTAATTTTGCATGCAAGAAATACGTCACCAACTGACCCAGCTCGTTATGTTCAAACTGAAAAGTTGATGCGCGGGGTCGTAATCAATAACAGGCCCGTAAGAATCAATAAACGCTCCAAAGTTGATGGTGTAGAAGATATTTTGGTTAAGAATGCCAAAAATCAAACGGTAAAGCTCGGAACTAATCAAAATCGTTGGTTGTGGTTACCTAGTAATCAAGATTTGAAGGTTACTGGTCAATTCACTAATAAGGCTAAGAAAATTGAGGCACCATTATCTACTGATCAAGTGGTAGCCAAAGCAGAATTGAAAGTTAATGGACAAAAATTTGAGTATTTAAATGACCAAGATGCTAAAATTTCAATGACGCCTGTTAAAAAAGTTAAAAAGGCGAACGTTTTCGTATTGCTATTTAGAGCGCTTGCAAAACTCTTTTGA
- the ychF gene encoding redox-regulated ATPase YchF, translating into MSLTAGIVGLPNVGKSTLFNAITKAGAEMANYPFATIDPNVGMVEVPDKRLDRIQELIPADKVVPTTFEFTDIAGIVKGASKGEGLGNKFLENIRQVDAIVHVVRAFDDDNITHVSGKIDPLDDIDTINLELGMADLDAVDKRLAKVQRAAKGSDKEAKAELAVLEKIKPVLEAGKSVRTIDFDEEEEPIVKGLFLLTSKPVLYVANIAEDDMADPENSKYFKQIQDFAASEGAEAIAVAAEAEEEIAELDDADKADFLAAEGVEEPGLNRLIRASYKLLGLETFFTAGGKETRAWTFKSGTKAPQAAGIIHSDFERGFIRAEVMAFDDLDKYEKPAAVKEAGRLRLEGKEYVMQDGDIVEFRFNV; encoded by the coding sequence ATGTCATTAACTGCAGGAATTGTTGGGTTACCAAACGTTGGTAAGTCAACCCTATTCAACGCGATTACAAAGGCCGGAGCCGAGATGGCCAACTATCCATTTGCCACAATCGATCCTAACGTTGGGATGGTTGAAGTTCCAGATAAGCGGCTAGACCGCATTCAAGAATTAATTCCAGCTGATAAGGTGGTTCCAACTACGTTTGAATTTACTGATATCGCCGGAATCGTTAAGGGCGCAAGCAAGGGTGAAGGACTCGGTAATAAGTTCTTGGAAAATATCCGCCAAGTTGACGCCATTGTTCATGTTGTCCGTGCGTTTGATGATGACAACATTACTCACGTTTCTGGAAAAATCGATCCGCTAGACGATATCGATACCATTAACTTGGAATTAGGAATGGCTGACTTAGATGCTGTTGATAAGCGTTTGGCTAAGGTTCAAAGAGCTGCTAAGGGTTCTGATAAGGAAGCCAAGGCTGAGTTAGCTGTGCTTGAAAAGATCAAGCCAGTTCTTGAAGCCGGCAAGTCGGTTCGGACAATTGACTTTGATGAAGAAGAAGAACCTATCGTTAAGGGACTATTCTTGTTAACTTCAAAGCCAGTTCTCTATGTTGCCAATATTGCTGAAGACGATATGGCTGATCCAGAGAATTCTAAGTACTTTAAACAAATTCAAGACTTTGCTGCTTCAGAAGGTGCAGAAGCAATTGCTGTTGCTGCCGAAGCTGAAGAAGAAATTGCTGAACTTGATGATGCTGACAAGGCAGACTTTTTGGCTGCCGAAGGTGTTGAAGAACCAGGTTTGAACCGTTTGATTCGTGCTTCATACAAGTTGCTAGGCTTAGAAACTTTCTTCACAGCTGGTGGCAAGGAAACCCGTGCTTGGACATTTAAGTCTGGAACTAAGGCTCCTCAAGCTGCCGGAATCATTCACTCTGATTTTGAACGTGGATTTATTCGGGCCGAAGTTATGGCTTTTGATGATTTAGACAAGTACGAAAAGCCAGCTGCCGTTAAAGAAGCAGGTAGGCTACGTCTTGAAGGTAAGGAATACGTCATGCAGGATGGCGATATCGTTGAGTTTAGATTCAACGTTTAA
- a CDS encoding AzlC family ABC transporter permease, giving the protein MVRSDAELPYWRRMLNVSLPVDLSYIPIGLACGILLHASGFNIYMTALVSILVFSGGAQFLIASLLATNAPMYSVVLMMFFLELRYALLGSSLSKYLHGKSLGFTTLFAASMNDENYAINYLKFSTDKKFTPRDALNVEHYTLAFWTVSNIIGSVIGSAITINLTVVHFALTALFLYMIVMQLKNGLIIFICIISGFLAAFFMMITKSTLGLVISTLIASFIGFALEATIRKRLPKSGWLRSMKNPAGSPKDAND; this is encoded by the coding sequence ATGGTTAGATCCGACGCAGAGTTACCATACTGGCGTCGAATGCTAAACGTTTCACTACCAGTGGACTTAAGCTACATACCAATCGGACTTGCGTGTGGAATTTTGCTCCACGCATCCGGTTTTAATATTTACATGACCGCACTCGTATCGATATTAGTGTTCTCTGGAGGAGCACAATTTTTGATTGCATCGTTGCTGGCAACTAATGCCCCAATGTACTCAGTTGTGTTGATGATGTTCTTCCTGGAGTTACGATATGCGTTGCTTGGGTCAAGTCTATCCAAGTACTTACACGGTAAGTCACTTGGATTTACGACGCTGTTCGCGGCATCGATGAATGATGAAAATTACGCAATTAACTATTTGAAATTTTCAACTGATAAGAAATTTACTCCTCGGGATGCACTGAACGTTGAACATTACACGTTAGCATTTTGGACAGTAAGTAATATTATCGGTAGCGTAATTGGAAGTGCCATCACTATCAACTTAACTGTGGTGCATTTCGCATTGACTGCGCTATTCCTCTACATGATTGTGATGCAGTTGAAGAACGGGTTGATCATTTTCATCTGCATTATTTCAGGATTTTTAGCTGCGTTCTTCATGATGATTACCAAGTCTACCCTTGGGTTAGTAATCTCTACGTTGATTGCTTCTTTCATTGGTTTTGCCTTGGAAGCTACAATTCGGAAGAGATTACCCAAGAGTGGTTGGCTAAGGTCGATGAAGAACCCAGCTGGATCACCTAAGGACGCTAATGATTAG
- a CDS encoding DUF951 domain-containing protein: protein MYELHDIVEMKKPHPCGTNRWEIIRMGADIKIQCTGCQHIVMLARREFDKKLKKILQKSED, encoded by the coding sequence ATGTATGAACTGCATGATATTGTTGAAATGAAGAAGCCACACCCATGCGGAACTAATCGCTGGGAGATCATCCGAATGGGTGCAGATATTAAGATCCAGTGTACTGGTTGCCAGCACATCGTGATGCTTGCCCGCCGCGAGTTTGATAAAAAGTTAAAGAAAATTTTGCAAAAATCAGAAGACTAA